aattatattttttatttaataattttaaaaaaataatgtactCTTATTATCGAATTAATATGGACACgaaatcaaatttattataattaaagtaCTATGGgtatgaaaaataataacaaagtACTTACATAAGATACTatgaataattaataaatcagtaatactaaaaattaaatatataaaatttcgttcATTAAGACCTCATTAGCCGATatcttataaaataatataatttatatttgaattacTACTAAACACTTTTAGAATTTGAATATTGTTAATAATGTATTagatttaatgaaatattatattatcaattttaagaataaACAAAATACTTTCTTgattcaattaaatatttcttttattaaagAAAGTTATTTAGATAGGTAATTGAGCTATAAATGGATATtttaacaagttatatatttgtacaaaaatAATGTAAACAACATTTATGTGTGTGAAATTTGGTATCTCATATTTTCTCTAAGGACTCAATATGGTCgagaaaaattaatttcatcacATCAACCATCAAAAAGCCTTTGGATTAGAGTAGAATTTTTAGTTCCGGATCCGTTAAGATCATATATATGCGGATCGGagtattatttcatttaaataatttaatatattttaaagatatatttaaattcattctaaaatatattgaataacTTAATTCATCTTGAAAATacaaatacaataataaataatttcaataatCCATACATTCTATTAGTTACTAACTATGTCTTCAAGATTCTTTATTTGCCAGATCAAGTAGGTTCTTGGCCCTTGGGTCCTAATTAATTGTATTACTTTTGAtaagttttagtttttttatatgtaaaataGAAAATGCTCAAGTTATCAAGGTGTTCATGTCTTGTGGatcgtaaaaaaaaatatgaaactgTTTTTGCTTATGCCTCTTTGTCAACAAATACTCCCCTAATCAAGGCTCTTTTTGGTCCAATTATTAGTGACCTATTGGTAACCTAAAGATAACCACCATGTACTTTATGCTAAGATCTTTCTTGAACTAAGCACAGCACCACCCTTAGCTAAAGCACCTTCTTGTTGTAGTTACTGGTCCAGATGAAATACTCACTCACGCCAAAAATCAGTATATGAGTATCCTGATGGACATGATTCATGTCTGGAGCTCTGGTAGACTGGTACTGTATATGCATCACTTCCAGAGATATTGTCCACAAAAATGGCTCTATCAAATGGAGTTCTCCAGGAGTGGTCTGATATGGCCGACGATATCAGCTTAGAACTCTACTCAATCCTATTCACAGTAAACTTATAAAACTGATGGTAATATTGTTCAGTgaggatattatatatatttctgtagACCTAGACTTGCATTACATGGGAGCCTTTATATGGTACGGTGTTGATGAAGTTGAGGCCGGAATTCATGATGGAGGATTGATTTACCTTTATTTAGTTTTGATTACTTCGATTTCAATAACATTTCATTAGATATCCTACATCGATCTCGTTTTTAGATACTAGTCCACAAGATTTCTAATCACACGATCTAAGTTTGTAATGCTACCCTTTTCTATGATATTTTTGCGGTATTAAATACGGACAGATATCATTCATATATtacttattatatattctatttgAGATTAGAACTTAAATGTAATCAACAATGTTCGGAAGCAGAAAAAATTCTTATTATTCTAGTAGTGGCAAGTACTAAAGAGCAAGGGAAGTCAACAGATGTTATGAAtatatttacacacacacaaaatagaCATTCAACAACACAAGCGGCCACCTGGGGACTATTTTTCTGCCGCTAAGTGCTGAGAAAGAGCAGTGCTCTCATGATGAGGAGCACTGAAAACTAAATTAAACAGTAACCACTATTAATTTCACCTTTTTTCAATAGGCTTTCCTGCTCCAAAGAAACACTGGTAAAACAATGCAATTTGTGGAGTTGTTTCGGAGATATAGCAAAATGCCAATACAAAGTAGCCGAAAACAGGCTTAATTTCTGATGGTATGAATCGAAAACAACGTTTTTCTACAGACCGACAGCATAGTGATGTATACAACGTATGTTCAAACCTGTAATTATGAGCAATACattcaaaacaaagaaaaatttaactttcaaaaaacaataataataaagaaaacgTTTTAAGCAACAAGATCTGGAGAAACATATACTAGATAGGGCTGAATTCCATGCAATTATCATCAGTGGCAATGAATTTCCAagtttaatgatgaaagtgtgAAGCATGATCAGATGCATGGTAGGGCCTTGATTTGTCCTAATATTCTTGTCCtttctgtttgtgcctttcttCCATGAGAGATCTTTCGAATATTAATCAGTGCAGAATGTTCTACAGGTGAGATTTCATACTCTCTCAACAGCATTGTCACAAATTCAACTAAAGTGATTATCTAAAATCCACCTGGTTTATTTAATTCAACACACAACTTTTTATCTAAACAGAAGGATATAGGGATGAAAAAGAAATGTTCTCTGATTTGTCAATTAATTAAGGATGCTAAAATTTCAGATGTAGAATATTGGTTTCCAAATGCATTTGTAGCCCTGTacttaaatcatatataaaaagtaaatcCATTGCAGTGATTCAGGCTTTCCCTAGAACAGGAATATCAGAATATTTTTCAAAGCAAATGTGTAGATGACATGATACAACTTGAAAGTTGGAATTAGTTGAGACTCGTGCAGATGTgcaaaactaattttaaatttatttcggGCTTAATTTGATATATGTGACACTATTTTAATTTGGGATGAATATTACAATTTAATGGTTAAAGTGCGTATTAGGGTCatgctcaagagagaaccataaCATAGAACCTGGGAACCACTAAAGTTCTGCTGCAAAACCCTATATTTTACAtggattttcaggatctaaatctaaaaacatgttttttttgcatcgttgtatGTGTTCagaagtaatttcaaaatataatacataaataagacatttcTTTTCATGTGCAGCCGagagttctgctgcagaatcctaactaatactagaaataaggtaagggttacCTGGGTTCTctgtctaatggttctctcttgaacatgaccctaAAGTATTAATGTTATTTGTGCGGAAAAAAAGGGTAATGTTATTTCATTCATATTTTGGCAAATACATTTTTCATCTACTTTCTTCTTCttataaaaaaatctatttaattATGTACTATACAAGTTAAGATTAGCTTATTAATATTCTttgtgtaatattatattttttttttcttatttgctAAGGAATGTAGAACATCCAGCATCTTATGATtggtaataatttttaacttctcTCTCTAATTACTTAACCAAACTTGATATTTGGATGTGAGTCTGTAACTGCTAAAGCAAGCCTTGATGATCCACACTGTGTGACAGGAATTATAGACACTGTGGACGACGGTATTGATTGGGATATTACCCTGGACAACTCTCAGATTGACTGGGATATCGGCACTGTTGAGGAGGCGGACGATAGTAGTAATGGTTTAGCATCTTATGAAATTATCAATGCCAGTGATATTAAACATAGTTATTCCCAAAATGATGCTGAAATGACTGATCAGGCCTCATTAAAGAACTATCTGCACCTGTTAAAGAACTATCTGCACCTGCGTATAATGCTACGAATGAGACTCAGGAGAGAAGCCAGTTTCTGGAGACAGAGTACAGTAGTAAGGTCCTTGATGATGTATTTGAGGTAAAACTTGTCCACGATTTTGTTAAATTTCTGGAGAATTATCTTGATGTTTAAAGTTTCATCTCctatgtaataataataatttcaaaaaaaaaaacttaatgaattttaatatgTTAAGGTTCAAATTTTCATCTGCTGAAATACCTAAACATTTGTTATATGATTGCTATACTGTTTTCAGATTAAGGCGTTTCTTCATCAAAGATTGACCGAGTTGAGCAATGGAGATACTTTATCTTTGCAACATCAAGTTGAAGCAGTTGCTCCATTTGTTTTGCAGCAATACACTTGTGATGCAATTCATACAATGCTATCTGATATATCCTTGGCAATATCGTTACTGACGAATAGGAAAACACGAGACCTAATCATGATACTCAACTCCAAGAGGTGCTTGCTACCATATTGTTTTGTGTACTTGTTAATTTGTGTGTTCTTCTGTTGTAGATTTGTGCACTTTCGGATTGTGTACACATTCGTTTTCTTAGGGAGACTTTATAAGCATGCAATTTTCTCTGACTACATGTGTTtgtctgtgtgtgtgtctgtgttttCCCAGCTTAAATCCCAAAATCATTCTTTATGTGCATCAATTTGAAACTATTATGTGTTTTGGATGGAGCTTTAGTCAGTTGGATTTTGTTTTCCTGTGCTTTTGGCTAGTATAATACTTTTGTTGGTAGTATTAATCTTTTGTATATCTGTATTAACTTGTACTGTTGGTGTATTTTGACTAAATTGGTTTTATGATTCTAGATTTCTTGATCGACTCGTGAGTACCCTGGCTGGAAGAGAAGAAGAACCATCAAGTAAAGATGAAAGAGGCATTGAAGGACTTGGAAGTGAGACGCATGGAGCTCCAGAATTCCTTATCAAGTGAGTCCCATATCCCAGCTTATCTTTTCCAaagatatatactatatatttgcTTCTAAATATTACAGCTATTTAGACAACTCCGACTGCATAACAAAAACTAGTGAACACTTTAGAGGTAACGGGGATATTGCAAATTTGGCGAAAAAGAGGTTGATGTGGACTCTTTAGTTCAGCAATTTGATGTTTGATTCATCACACATCCAGGGTCGAGAAGAAGACTTCCGTGCCTTTCTTTCGATTTTTAATTTGTGTTGTCTAGTCTCTAGCCATCTTCCGCTTGTCCAAGtaccaaaacgctacacgatgtagcgtttaCCTGTACTTTTTCTGTTATAGTATATA
This genomic window from Daucus carota subsp. sativus chromosome 7, DH1 v3.0, whole genome shotgun sequence contains:
- the LOC108194823 gene encoding uncharacterized protein LOC108194823, which gives rise to MIGIIDTVDDGIDWDITLDNSQIDWDIGTVEEADDSSNGLASYEIINASDIKHSYSQNDAEMTDQASLKNYLHLLKNYLHLRIMLRMRLRREASFWRQSTVVRSLMMYLRLRRFFIKD